Proteins encoded within one genomic window of Gadus macrocephalus chromosome 18, ASM3116895v1:
- the LOC132446079 gene encoding uncharacterized protein LOC132446079 yields MVYIITSTNHGYLLLAINFGTLEELPKMNILIVFALPLYMASLVRSAPLPGLSGDNFRSLVDTDFYNNVDISLSILRKIVHAIPETHNACLTSKAFQLNSTKGEFKLVAERIGIPVSPVLLLSEHSKFQETSLVRMSEGLLLHQSLLSNISTHLGPQDTVTELLTDIRDLLFHIRKLLKDIKVDSAEQPAAPWPDLNLSDDFDVQVTTHVTLQQLQGFGQDMERILRLVAQANEDVTQPTDSEQL; encoded by the exons ATGGTCTATATAATAACTTCAACAAATCATGGATACCTTTTACTAGCGATCAACTTTGGTACCCTGGAGGAGCTCCCAAAAATGAACATTCTAATTG TTTTCGCCCTTCCGCTCTACATGGCGTCCTTGGTTCGGAGCGCACCTCTTCCAGGGTTATCCGGGGATAACTTCAGATCACTTGTGGATACAGATTTTTACAACAACGTCGACATCAGCCTCAGTATACTGAGGAAAATCGTCCACGCCATTCCCGAGACGCACAACGCATGCCTCACCTCAAAG GCATTTCAGCTCAACTCGACAAAAGGCGAGTTTAAGTTGGTGGCAGAAAGAATTGGCATTCCCGTCTCCCCCGTTCTTCTCTTGTCAGAACATTCTA AATTTCAGGAGACCAGTTTGGTCCGGATGTCTGAGGGCCTTCTGCTGCATCAATCTCTGCTCAGCAACATTTCCACTCACCTGGGACCCCAGGACACAGTGACAGAGCTGCTTACCGACATCAGAGATCTGCTGTTCCACATCCGCAAG CTGCTGAAGGACATCAAGGTGGATTCAGCGGAGCAGCCCGCGGCCCCCTGGCCGGACCTCAATCTGTCCGATGACTTTGATGTTCAGGTGACCACTCACGTCACTCTGCAGCAGCTGCAGGGCTTCGGCCAGGACATGGAGCGGATCCTAAGACTAGTGGCCCAAGCCAACGAGGACGTGACCCAGCCCACCGACTCTGAGCAATTGTAG
- the lrrc3ca gene encoding leucine-rich repeat-containing protein 3B — protein sequence MPMAAGWLLRHSVVMCLLLHSLVLMTCCFHHAATSCSKNCYCSESEAGGKTVRCSNLQLTEIPDDLPNDTRRVYLDFNLFTAVPANAFAGLPYLATLDLSHNELAQLEPGAFRGLGNTLQFLDLSSNKLKNFVPEAFEGLRAQANLTNNPWHCDCSLQLALPRVDLEAASLAGIVCQTSDPADIGVEGLAFLLAPEIDLCVIMKKTTDVAMLVTMFGWFSMVISYLVYYVRANQEDARRHLEYLKSLPQVSIPGKSEESSTISTVV from the coding sequence ATGCCCATGGCGGCAGGCTGGCTGCTGCGCCACTCGGTGGTCATGTGTCTCCTGCTGCACAGCCTGGTGCTGATGACGTGCTGCTTCCACCACGCCGCCACCAGCTGCTCCAAGAACTGCTACTGCTCCGAGAGCGAGGCCGGCGGCAAGACGGTGCGCTGTAGCAACCTCCAGCTGACGGAGATCCCAGACGACCTGCCCAACGACACGCGACGCGTCTACCTGGACTTCAACCTCTTCACCGCCGTCCCCGCCaacgccttcgccggcctcccgTACCTGGCCACGCTGGACCTGTCGCACAACGAGCTGGCCCAGCTGGAGCCCGGGGCCTTCCGAGGGCTCGGGAACACGCTGCAGTTCCTGGACCTCTCGTCCAACAAGTTGAAGAACTTCGTCCCGGAGGCCTTTGAGGGCCTGCGGGCCCAGGCCAACCTGACCAACAACCCGTGGCACTGTgactgcagcctgcagctggcCCTTCCCCGTGTGGACCTGGAGGCCGCCTCCCTGGCGGGCATCGTGTGCCAGACGTCGGACCCGGCGGACATCGGCGTGGAGGGTCTGGCCTTCCTGCTGGCGCCGGAGATCGACCTGTGCGTGATCATGAAGAAGACCACGGACGTGGCTATGCTGGTCACCATGTTTGGCTGGTTCTCCATGGTCATCTCCTACCTGGTGTACTATGTCAGGGCCAACCAGGAGGACGCCCGTAGGCACCTGGAGTACCTCAAGTCACTGCCGCAGGTCAGCATACCGGGCAAGTCCGAGGAGTCTTCGACCATCAGTACTGTGGTATAG
- the med24 gene encoding mediator of RNA polymerase II transcription subunit 24 isoform X2, which yields MKVVNLKQAILQAWKERWSDYQWAINIKKNLGTKGATWDYLNLAEALMEQALIGPSPNPLILSYLKYAINSQMVSYSSVLTAISKFDDFSRDLCVKSLLEIMDMFSNHLSCHGKAEECIGLCRALLNVVMWLVLGCAWYCDRLRELGSSAGTEASLKACQERLHSLVSSIKNRALIHIARLEDQGSWSNVEQAIVKLTEGIGSVTNQTLKSKLEESVSLVKGIPHMLTAQSPPPAQPSFPSVHAFIMLEGTMNLTGETQPLVEQLMMIKRMQRIPTPLFVLEIWKACFTGLIESPEGTEELKWTAFMFLKIPQVLLKLKSPQSDKGQEFMDDVNVAFEYLLKLTPLLDKADQRCNCDCLNMLLQECNKLGLLSDSHAANLSSKREYAPRLKTTENANIQPNPGLILRAEPTVTNILKTVDADHSKSPEGLLGVLAHMLSGKSLDLLLAAAAATGKLKSFARKFIKLNEFPKHISGEGSKSASVRALLFDISFLMLCHVVQTYGSEVILSEPSPSGETPFFETWLLTCMPEEGKILNPDHPCFRPESGKVESLVALLNNSSEMKLVQMKWHEICLSTPAAILEVLNAWENGALTVEAVQRITDNIKGKVCSMAICAVAWLVAHVRMLGRDEREKPQTMIRQLVLPLFGENTLQFYNERVVIMSSILEHMCADVFQQTGLLLRSTLEGQEPIPYRNLLPAKEPIHEALRRQFQAVLRKGWVDSRALHLFESLLHIGGVFWFTNNLVKELLKETRKEWAHRVVELLYSIFCLDTQQITLTLLGTILPNLLTDPAHWHSLADPPGKALAKLSVWCALSSFSTHHKGQASARQRKRQREDIEDYSSLFPLDDTQPSKLMRLLSSNEDEPVTLSSPGDRSMSSSLSASQLHTVNMKEPLNRVLANLFLLISSILGSKMAGPHTQFVHSFMEECVECLEQGHRGSILQFLPFTMVSELVKLPAMAKPKVVLAITDLTLPLGRRVAAKAISAL from the exons ATGAAGGTGGTCAATTTGAAGCAAGCCATCCTTCAGGCTTGGAAGGAGCGCTGGAGTGACTACCAATGGGCTATTAACATCAAGAAGAATTTGGGAACGAAGGGAGCAACGTGGGATTATCTGAATCTAGCAG AAGCACTTATGGAGCAAGCACTGATAGGACCATCTCCCAACCCTCTTATATTGTCCTACCTCAAATATGCAATAAATTCACAG ATGGTGTCTTATTCTAGTGTCCTCACAGCCATCAGCAAG TTTGATGATTTCTCCCGAGATCTGTGTGTCAAGTCCCTGTTGGAGATCATGGATATGTTCAGCAACCATCTAAG CTGCCATGGGAAGGCGGAGGAGTGCATTGGCCTGTGCCGGGCGCTGCTGAACGTGGTGATGTGGCTGGTGCTGGGCTGCGCCTGGTACTGCGACCGGCTCCGGGAGCTGGGCAGCTCGGCCGGCACGGAGGCCAGCCTCAAGGCCTGCCAGGAGAGGCTCCACAGCCTGGTGAGCAGCATCAAGAACAGGGCCCTGATCCACATCGCCCGGCTGGAGGACCAAg GATCCTGGAGCAACGTGGAGCAAGCCATCGTCAAACTGACAGAAGGCATCGGCAGCGTGACCAATCAGACCCTGAAGAGTAAACTGGAGGAGAGCGTCTcgctggtgaaggg GATCCCCCACATGCTGACGGCGCAGAGCCCGCCCCCGGCCCAGCCCTCCTTCCCCTCGGTCCACGCCTTCATCATGCTGGAGGGGACCATGAACCTGACGGGGGAGACCCAGCCGCTGGTGGAGCAGCTCATGATGATCAAGAGGATGCAG CGTATCCCCACGCCCCTCTTTGTGCTGGAGATCTGGAAGGCCTGCTTCACTGGCCTCATCGAGTCGCCCGAGGGCACGGAGGAGCTGAAGTGGACCGCCTTCATGTTCCTCAAG ATCCCTCAAGTGCTTCTCAAGCTAAAGAGCCCTCAGAGTGATAAAGGACAG GAGTTCATGGACGACGTCAACGTGGCGTTTGAATACCTGCTGAAGCTCACGCCGCTGTTGGACAAGGCAGACCAGAGATGCAA ctGCGACTGTCTGAACATGCTGTTACAGGAGTGCAACAAGCTGGGTCTGCTCTCTGATTCCCACGCAGCCAACCTCAGCTCCAAGcg GGAGTACGCCCCGCGGCTGAAGACCACGGAGAACGCCAACATCCAGCCCAACCCGGGGCTGATCCTGCGGGCCGAGCCCACCGTCACCAACATCCTCAAG ACCGTTGACGCAGACCACTCCAAGTCTCCGGAGGGGCTTCTGGGGGTCCTGGCCCACATGCTGTCGGGGAAGAGCCTGGATCTGctgctggccgccgccgccgccaccggaaAGCTCAAGTCCTTCGCCCGCAAGTTCATCAA ACTCAACGAGTTTCCCAAGCACATCAGCGGAGAGGGCT CCAAGTCAGCGTCGGTCCGAGCCCTGCTCTTTGACATCTCCTTCCTCATGCTGTGCCATGTGGTCCAGACCTATGGCTCTGAG GTGATCCTGTCTGAGCCCAGCCCCTCAGGGGAGACCCCCTTCTTCGAGACCTGGCTGCTGACCTGCATGCCGGAGGAGGGCAAGATCCTGAACCCGGACCACCCCTGCTTCCGGCCCGAGTCGGGCAAGGTGGAGAGCCTGGTGGCGCTGCTCAACAACTCCTCGGAGATGAAGCTGGT TCAGATGAAGTGGCACGAGATTTGCCTCAGCAcgccggcggccatcttggaggTGCTGAACGCCTGGGAGAACGGCGCTCTGACTGTCGAGGCTGTGCAG AGGATCACAGACAACATCAAGGGGAAGGTGTGCAGCATGGCCATCTGCGCCGTGGCCTGGCTGGTGGCCCACGTGCGCATGCTGGGCCGCGACGAGCGCGAGAAGCCCCAGACCATGATCCGTCAGCTGGTGCTGCCCCTGTTCGGCGAGAACACCCTGCAGTTCTACAACGAACG GGTGGTGATCATGAGCTCCATCCTGGAGCACATGTGCGCCGACGTCTTCCAGCAGACGGGCCTGCTTCTGCGCTCCACCCTGGAGGGCCAGGAGCCCATCCCCTACCGCAACCTGCTGCCCGCCAAGGAGCCCATCCACGAGGCCCTCCGCCGGCAGTTCCAGGCGGTGCTGCGCAAGGGCTGGGTGGACAGCCGCGCCCTGCATCTCTTCGAGAGCCTGCTGCACATCGGAGGGGTCTTCTGGTTCACCAACAACCTGGTCAAG GAACTGCTGAAGGAGACGAGGAAGGAGTGGGCCCATCGCGTGGTGGAGCTGCTCTACAGCATCTTCTGCCTGGACACACAGCAGATCACCCTGACCCTCCTGGGGACCATACTGCCCAACCTGCTCACAGACCCTGCCCACTGGCACAGCCTGGCAGACCCCCCGGGCAAGGCCCTGGCCAA GCTTTCGGTGTGGTGCGCACTCAGCTCCTTCTCCACCCACCACAAGGGTCAGGCCTCCGCCCGCCAGCGCAAGAGGCAGCGGGAGGACATCGAG GACTACAGCAGCCTGTTCCCCCTGGATGACACCCAGCCCTCAAAGCTCATGCGCCTGCTCAGCTCCAACGAGGACGAGCCCGTCACCCTCTCCAGCCCAG GAGACCGGTCCATGAGCAGCTCCCTCTCAGCCTCCCAGCTGCACACGGTCAACATGAAGGAGCCCCTCAACCGCGTGCTGG CTAACCTCTTCCTGTTAATCTCGTCCATACTGGGCTCCAAGATGGCCGGGCCCCACACCCAGTTTGTGCACAGCTTCATGGAGGAGTGTGTGGAATGTCTTGAGCAAGGCCACCGGGGAAGCATCCTTCAGTTCCTTCCCTTCACCATG gtgtCTGAGCTGGTGAAGCTGCCTGCCATGGCCAAGCCCAAGGTGGTGCTGGCCATCACAGACCTCACCCTGCCGCTGGGGAGGAGGGTGGCGGCCAAAGCCATATCGGCCTTGTAG
- the med24 gene encoding mediator of RNA polymerase II transcription subunit 24 isoform X1 encodes MKVVNLKQAILQAWKERWSDYQWAINIKKNLGTKGATWDYLNLAEALMEQALIGPSPNPLILSYLKYAINSQMVSYSSVLTAISKFDDFSRDLCVKSLLEIMDMFSNHLSCHGKAEECIGLCRALLNVVMWLVLGCAWYCDRLRELGSSAGTEASLKACQERLHSLVSSIKNRALIHIARLEDQGSWSNVEQAIVKLTEGIGSVTNQTLKSKLEESVSLVKGIPHMLTAQSPPPAQPSFPSVHAFIMLEGTMNLTGETQPLVEQLMMIKRMQRIPTPLFVLEIWKACFTGLIESPEGTEELKWTAFMFLKIPQVLLKLKSPQSDKGQEFMDDVNVAFEYLLKLTPLLDKADQRCNCDCLNMLLQECNKLGLLSDSHAANLSSKREYAPRLKTTENANIQPNPGLILRAEPTVTNILKTVDADHSKSPEGLLGVLAHMLSGKSLDLLLAAAAATGKLKSFARKFIKLNEFPKHISGEGSKSASVRALLFDISFLMLCHVVQTYGSEVILSEPSPSGETPFFETWLLTCMPEEGKILNPDHPCFRPESGKVESLVALLNNSSEMKLVQMKWHEICLSTPAAILEVLNAWENGALTVEAVQRITDNIKGKVCSMAICAVAWLVAHVRMLGRDEREKPQTMIRQLVLPLFGENTLQFYNERVVIMSSILEHMCADVFQQTGLLLRSTLEGQEPIPYRNLLPAKEPIHEALRRQFQAVLRKGWVDSRALHLFESLLHIGGVFWFTNNLVKELLKETRKEWAHRVVELLYSIFCLDTQQITLTLLGTILPNLLTDPAHWHSLADPPGKALAKLSVWCALSSFSTHHKGQASARQRKRQREDIEDYSSLFPLDDTQPSKLMRLLSSNEDEPVTLSSPGDRSMSSSLSASQLHTVNMKEPLNRVLANLFLLISSILGSKMAGPHTQFVHSFMEECVECLEQGHRGSILQFLPFTMTRKTDVARVTNLYWVKSEFLLLNQPCTYNRGTLKTEERL; translated from the exons ATGAAGGTGGTCAATTTGAAGCAAGCCATCCTTCAGGCTTGGAAGGAGCGCTGGAGTGACTACCAATGGGCTATTAACATCAAGAAGAATTTGGGAACGAAGGGAGCAACGTGGGATTATCTGAATCTAGCAG AAGCACTTATGGAGCAAGCACTGATAGGACCATCTCCCAACCCTCTTATATTGTCCTACCTCAAATATGCAATAAATTCACAG ATGGTGTCTTATTCTAGTGTCCTCACAGCCATCAGCAAG TTTGATGATTTCTCCCGAGATCTGTGTGTCAAGTCCCTGTTGGAGATCATGGATATGTTCAGCAACCATCTAAG CTGCCATGGGAAGGCGGAGGAGTGCATTGGCCTGTGCCGGGCGCTGCTGAACGTGGTGATGTGGCTGGTGCTGGGCTGCGCCTGGTACTGCGACCGGCTCCGGGAGCTGGGCAGCTCGGCCGGCACGGAGGCCAGCCTCAAGGCCTGCCAGGAGAGGCTCCACAGCCTGGTGAGCAGCATCAAGAACAGGGCCCTGATCCACATCGCCCGGCTGGAGGACCAAg GATCCTGGAGCAACGTGGAGCAAGCCATCGTCAAACTGACAGAAGGCATCGGCAGCGTGACCAATCAGACCCTGAAGAGTAAACTGGAGGAGAGCGTCTcgctggtgaaggg GATCCCCCACATGCTGACGGCGCAGAGCCCGCCCCCGGCCCAGCCCTCCTTCCCCTCGGTCCACGCCTTCATCATGCTGGAGGGGACCATGAACCTGACGGGGGAGACCCAGCCGCTGGTGGAGCAGCTCATGATGATCAAGAGGATGCAG CGTATCCCCACGCCCCTCTTTGTGCTGGAGATCTGGAAGGCCTGCTTCACTGGCCTCATCGAGTCGCCCGAGGGCACGGAGGAGCTGAAGTGGACCGCCTTCATGTTCCTCAAG ATCCCTCAAGTGCTTCTCAAGCTAAAGAGCCCTCAGAGTGATAAAGGACAG GAGTTCATGGACGACGTCAACGTGGCGTTTGAATACCTGCTGAAGCTCACGCCGCTGTTGGACAAGGCAGACCAGAGATGCAA ctGCGACTGTCTGAACATGCTGTTACAGGAGTGCAACAAGCTGGGTCTGCTCTCTGATTCCCACGCAGCCAACCTCAGCTCCAAGcg GGAGTACGCCCCGCGGCTGAAGACCACGGAGAACGCCAACATCCAGCCCAACCCGGGGCTGATCCTGCGGGCCGAGCCCACCGTCACCAACATCCTCAAG ACCGTTGACGCAGACCACTCCAAGTCTCCGGAGGGGCTTCTGGGGGTCCTGGCCCACATGCTGTCGGGGAAGAGCCTGGATCTGctgctggccgccgccgccgccaccggaaAGCTCAAGTCCTTCGCCCGCAAGTTCATCAA ACTCAACGAGTTTCCCAAGCACATCAGCGGAGAGGGCT CCAAGTCAGCGTCGGTCCGAGCCCTGCTCTTTGACATCTCCTTCCTCATGCTGTGCCATGTGGTCCAGACCTATGGCTCTGAG GTGATCCTGTCTGAGCCCAGCCCCTCAGGGGAGACCCCCTTCTTCGAGACCTGGCTGCTGACCTGCATGCCGGAGGAGGGCAAGATCCTGAACCCGGACCACCCCTGCTTCCGGCCCGAGTCGGGCAAGGTGGAGAGCCTGGTGGCGCTGCTCAACAACTCCTCGGAGATGAAGCTGGT TCAGATGAAGTGGCACGAGATTTGCCTCAGCAcgccggcggccatcttggaggTGCTGAACGCCTGGGAGAACGGCGCTCTGACTGTCGAGGCTGTGCAG AGGATCACAGACAACATCAAGGGGAAGGTGTGCAGCATGGCCATCTGCGCCGTGGCCTGGCTGGTGGCCCACGTGCGCATGCTGGGCCGCGACGAGCGCGAGAAGCCCCAGACCATGATCCGTCAGCTGGTGCTGCCCCTGTTCGGCGAGAACACCCTGCAGTTCTACAACGAACG GGTGGTGATCATGAGCTCCATCCTGGAGCACATGTGCGCCGACGTCTTCCAGCAGACGGGCCTGCTTCTGCGCTCCACCCTGGAGGGCCAGGAGCCCATCCCCTACCGCAACCTGCTGCCCGCCAAGGAGCCCATCCACGAGGCCCTCCGCCGGCAGTTCCAGGCGGTGCTGCGCAAGGGCTGGGTGGACAGCCGCGCCCTGCATCTCTTCGAGAGCCTGCTGCACATCGGAGGGGTCTTCTGGTTCACCAACAACCTGGTCAAG GAACTGCTGAAGGAGACGAGGAAGGAGTGGGCCCATCGCGTGGTGGAGCTGCTCTACAGCATCTTCTGCCTGGACACACAGCAGATCACCCTGACCCTCCTGGGGACCATACTGCCCAACCTGCTCACAGACCCTGCCCACTGGCACAGCCTGGCAGACCCCCCGGGCAAGGCCCTGGCCAA GCTTTCGGTGTGGTGCGCACTCAGCTCCTTCTCCACCCACCACAAGGGTCAGGCCTCCGCCCGCCAGCGCAAGAGGCAGCGGGAGGACATCGAG GACTACAGCAGCCTGTTCCCCCTGGATGACACCCAGCCCTCAAAGCTCATGCGCCTGCTCAGCTCCAACGAGGACGAGCCCGTCACCCTCTCCAGCCCAG GAGACCGGTCCATGAGCAGCTCCCTCTCAGCCTCCCAGCTGCACACGGTCAACATGAAGGAGCCCCTCAACCGCGTGCTGG CTAACCTCTTCCTGTTAATCTCGTCCATACTGGGCTCCAAGATGGCCGGGCCCCACACCCAGTTTGTGCACAGCTTCATGGAGGAGTGTGTGGAATGTCTTGAGCAAGGCCACCGGGGAAGCATCCTTCAGTTCCTTCCCTTCACCATG ACAAGGAAGACGGATGTAGCCAGAGTTACTAATCTGTATTGGGTCAAATCTGAATTCCTGTTGCTAAATCAGCCCTGCACTTACAACAGAGGCACCCTAAAGACCGAAGAACGTCTGTGA